The following coding sequences lie in one Hyalangium ruber genomic window:
- the panB gene encoding 3-methyl-2-oxobutanoate hydroxymethyltransferase, giving the protein MKDKVTIHTLKRLKQSGQKICMVTAYDATFARLLDEAGADVLLVGDSLGMVVQGHDSTLPVTMDQMIYHCTAVTRGARRAHVVGDMPFMSYQTSVEAAVRNAGRLVAEGGVGSVKLEGGAEFAETVAAITRASIPVMGHLGLTPQSVHKMGGYVVQGKDENAARKILHDAQALERAGCYALVLEGVPAELGWQITQRLSIPTIGIGAGVACDGQVLVCYDLLGMNPNFKPKFVKRYADLHGSITGAAGAFFAEVRAGTFPDEDHSFHSKTLRLVASNAHPATEGAEGAEGTEKVGPVYGVPV; this is encoded by the coding sequence CGCCTTCTCGATGAAGCCGGGGCGGACGTGCTGCTCGTCGGCGACTCGCTGGGCATGGTTGTCCAGGGGCATGACTCCACGCTCCCGGTGACGATGGACCAGATGATCTACCACTGTACCGCCGTCACCCGCGGGGCCCGCCGGGCCCATGTCGTGGGGGACATGCCCTTCATGAGCTACCAGACCTCGGTGGAGGCCGCGGTGCGCAATGCCGGGCGGCTCGTGGCCGAGGGCGGCGTGGGCAGCGTGAAGCTGGAGGGTGGCGCCGAGTTCGCCGAGACGGTGGCGGCCATCACCCGCGCCAGCATCCCCGTCATGGGGCACCTGGGGCTCACCCCTCAGTCGGTGCACAAGATGGGCGGCTACGTGGTGCAGGGCAAGGACGAGAACGCCGCCCGGAAGATCCTCCACGACGCCCAGGCGCTGGAGCGCGCGGGCTGCTACGCCCTGGTGCTGGAGGGCGTGCCGGCGGAGCTGGGCTGGCAAATCACCCAGCGCCTGAGCATCCCCACCATCGGCATCGGCGCGGGAGTGGCCTGCGACGGGCAGGTGCTCGTCTGCTACGACCTGCTGGGGATGAACCCGAACTTCAAGCCCAAGTTCGTCAAGCGCTACGCGGACCTGCACGGCTCCATCACCGGCGCGGCGGGGGCCTTCTTCGCCGAGGTGCGCGCTGGCACCTTCCCGGACGAGGACCACTCGTTCCACTCGAAGACGCTGCGGCTGGTGGCCTCCAACGCCCACCCGGCGACCGAGGGCGCCGAGGGCGCCGAGGGGACCGAGAAGGTGGGCCCCGTCTACGGAGTCCCGGTCTGA
- the panC gene encoding pantoate--beta-alanine ligase, translating to MALQVLRTVDEVKAWVASVRREGRRLALVPTMGYLHEGHLSLMREGRKRADVVAASIFVNPTQFGPKEDLGRYPRDFQGDLAKCASAGVEVVFAPEPSVMYPPGYQTYVEVTEVSQGLCGARRPGHFRGVATIVTQLLCLFRPDVSLFGEKDYQQLQVIKALNRDLHLGGEVLGMPTVREADGLAMSSRNAYLTAEERQRALAISRGLQAAQALHRAGTSDGVALTEAVRRELRAAELREDYVELVDAERLTSLSAVQPGQPARLLVAAFCGATRLIDNQPIGG from the coding sequence ATGGCTCTCCAGGTCCTGCGTACGGTGGATGAGGTGAAGGCGTGGGTGGCGTCCGTGCGCCGTGAGGGGCGCCGGCTCGCGCTGGTGCCCACCATGGGCTACCTGCACGAGGGCCACCTGTCGCTCATGCGCGAAGGGCGCAAGCGGGCCGACGTGGTGGCCGCCTCCATCTTCGTCAACCCGACCCAGTTCGGTCCCAAGGAGGACCTGGGGCGCTACCCGCGTGACTTTCAGGGCGACCTGGCCAAGTGCGCCAGCGCGGGCGTGGAGGTCGTCTTCGCGCCCGAGCCGTCCGTCATGTACCCGCCGGGCTATCAGACGTACGTGGAGGTAACGGAGGTGAGCCAGGGGCTGTGCGGCGCTCGGCGGCCCGGGCACTTCCGGGGCGTGGCCACCATCGTCACGCAGCTCCTGTGCCTGTTCCGGCCGGACGTGTCCCTGTTCGGAGAGAAGGACTACCAGCAGCTCCAGGTGATCAAGGCCCTGAACCGGGACCTGCACCTGGGCGGTGAAGTGCTGGGCATGCCCACGGTGCGCGAGGCGGACGGGCTGGCGATGAGCTCGCGCAATGCCTACCTCACTGCGGAGGAGCGGCAGCGGGCCCTGGCCATCTCACGGGGGCTCCAGGCGGCGCAGGCGCTGCACCGGGCCGGTACCTCGGACGGGGTGGCGCTCACCGAGGCGGTGCGCCGGGAACTTCGAGCGGCGGAGCTGCGGGAAGACTACGTGGAGCTGGTGGACGCCGAGCGCTTGACGTCTCTGTCCGCGGTCCAGCCGGGCCAGCCAGCGCGCCTGCTCGTGGCCGCCTTCTGCGGTGCTACACGGCTGATCGACAACCAGCCCATCGGAGGTTAG
- the smpB gene encoding SsrA-binding protein SmpB produces the protein MAGGKAKGVGSEPGVRVIAENRKARAAYTVDEKLEAGLQLQGSEVKALREGTANLSDAYALPKGSELYLLNAHIGSYKPANVFTHEPTRGRKLLLHRAEIDRWAAKVRERGYSIIPLVLYFKNGRAKVELGLCRGKSHEDRRQDIKERETKREMDREVRRR, from the coding sequence ATGGCTGGGGGCAAGGCGAAGGGGGTGGGGAGCGAGCCGGGGGTGCGAGTCATCGCCGAGAACCGGAAGGCTCGCGCCGCCTACACGGTGGACGAGAAGCTCGAGGCAGGGCTGCAGCTCCAGGGCAGCGAGGTGAAGGCCCTGCGCGAAGGCACGGCCAACCTGTCGGACGCCTACGCGCTCCCCAAAGGCAGCGAGCTGTATCTGCTGAATGCCCACATTGGCTCCTACAAGCCGGCCAATGTGTTCACCCATGAGCCCACGCGGGGGCGCAAGCTGCTGCTCCATCGCGCGGAAATCGACCGCTGGGCAGCGAAGGTGCGAGAGCGCGGTTATTCCATCATCCCGCTTGTGCTGTACTTCAAGAATGGGCGGGCCAAGGTGGAGCTGGGGCTCTGCCGCGGCAAATCGCACGAAGACCGGCGACAGGACATCAAGGAACGGGAGACGAAGCGGGAGATGGACCGGGAAGTGCGCCGTCGCTGA
- a CDS encoding ClpXP protease specificity-enhancing factor SspB: MDKKGPDKKERLLAALEQGMVMIHLDARRPGVLVPSELRNESHLRLNLSYRFDPPDLSVTEWGVRSTLSFGGKRFTVAVPWSALFAIASHVTKELFWMYPDDMPAELLQQTMVTTKVSTQEVVPTPAPAPASAEARPRAVLREVPSGEGKEPEPEGPRDEPPTPRKGHLRLVK; encoded by the coding sequence ATGGACAAGAAGGGTCCCGACAAGAAGGAGCGGCTGCTGGCCGCTCTCGAGCAGGGCATGGTGATGATTCACTTGGACGCGCGCCGCCCGGGGGTGCTCGTCCCGTCGGAACTGCGCAACGAGTCCCACCTGCGCCTCAACCTCTCCTATCGCTTTGATCCGCCGGATCTCTCGGTCACCGAGTGGGGCGTTCGCTCCACGCTGAGCTTCGGTGGCAAGCGCTTCACCGTGGCGGTGCCCTGGTCGGCGCTGTTCGCCATCGCCAGCCACGTGACGAAGGAGCTGTTCTGGATGTACCCGGACGACATGCCGGCGGAACTGCTCCAGCAGACGATGGTGACGACCAAGGTGTCCACGCAGGAGGTGGTGCCCACGCCCGCGCCGGCTCCCGCGTCGGCGGAGGCGCGTCCCAGGGCGGTGCTCCGGGAGGTGCCCAGCGGTGAGGGCAAGGAGCCCGAGCCCGAGGGACCTCGGGACGAGCCGCCCACGCCACGCAAGGGCCACCTGCGCCTGGTGAAGTGA
- a CDS encoding serine/threonine-protein kinase: MNERYRLVRPLASGGMAELFLGLSRGAEGFEKHVAIKRILPYLAKEEGIAKMFLSEAKLATHLHHQNLVSVYDVGTDADGLFLVMELVNGWDLGALIRRAKRQGTRFPPHLVAFIGAQALAGLIHAYRRTHNGRPVLTAHRDISPSNILVSREGEVKVTDFGIARLEGVSNGTQPGVFKGKPSYAAPEVVTGAPATAASDQFSLGIVLYELLTGQHPFSDSSEAIIVAMAIAQREPPPLTHVPEPLVEVVMRALAKQPEARFAQPEAMAEALARYLARAGEPATSHALADFLAKLNLPPTLLEQAEAAREPAAAQPPLAAAPRASPPAPPPAAPPPGIRGIEASAEWSLAPGSRELSMSGRLISPPSPVVPVDTQPGANALPSLELDLSGQGVNGPSEDVSAEPALARTYPGVAAHPAQEPAPSFRCVRCDSPLPSAYAPCDRCAANLTSQGPAPLAAAPLSAVEIPEEKLELQERAARQETLWEPDRRSPWVRWALRLGVLGVLVAGGYYALPHLKVLLPSAENMVRTTLSTTPAELPPLIVRSQPEGAQVRVNGEDKGTTPLLMDNVYPAGADIPVQVSLPGYKPWKGTFTGGAPAHFDVKLQKQR; the protein is encoded by the coding sequence GTGAACGAACGCTACCGGCTCGTGCGGCCCCTGGCCTCTGGAGGCATGGCGGAGCTGTTCCTGGGCCTGTCCCGAGGCGCCGAGGGCTTCGAGAAGCACGTCGCCATCAAGCGCATCCTTCCGTACCTGGCCAAGGAGGAGGGCATCGCCAAGATGTTCCTCTCCGAGGCCAAGCTGGCCACGCACCTGCACCACCAGAACCTCGTCAGCGTGTACGACGTGGGCACCGACGCCGACGGCCTGTTCCTGGTGATGGAGCTGGTGAACGGGTGGGATCTGGGCGCGCTGATCCGCCGCGCGAAGAGGCAGGGCACGCGCTTTCCCCCGCACCTGGTGGCCTTCATCGGGGCCCAGGCGCTCGCCGGCCTCATCCACGCCTACCGGCGCACTCACAACGGGCGGCCGGTGCTCACCGCCCACCGTGACATCTCCCCGTCCAACATCCTCGTGTCCCGCGAGGGTGAGGTAAAGGTGACGGACTTCGGCATCGCCCGGCTGGAAGGCGTCTCCAACGGCACCCAGCCCGGCGTCTTCAAGGGCAAGCCCTCCTACGCCGCGCCCGAGGTCGTCACTGGCGCGCCCGCCACCGCCGCCAGCGATCAGTTCTCCCTGGGCATCGTCCTCTATGAGCTGCTCACCGGGCAGCACCCCTTCAGCGACTCGTCCGAGGCGATCATCGTCGCCATGGCCATCGCCCAGCGCGAGCCTCCGCCCCTCACCCACGTGCCCGAGCCCCTGGTCGAGGTGGTGATGCGCGCGCTGGCCAAGCAGCCCGAGGCGCGCTTCGCCCAGCCAGAGGCCATGGCCGAGGCGCTCGCGCGCTACCTCGCCCGCGCTGGAGAGCCCGCCACCTCTCACGCGCTGGCGGACTTCCTCGCCAAGCTGAACCTGCCCCCCACCCTGCTCGAGCAGGCCGAGGCGGCACGGGAGCCCGCGGCCGCGCAGCCTCCTCTCGCGGCGGCTCCTCGCGCGTCTCCTCCCGCGCCTCCCCCTGCGGCTCCTCCCCCTGGAATCCGGGGCATCGAGGCGTCCGCCGAGTGGTCCCTGGCGCCTGGGTCTCGGGAGCTGAGCATGAGCGGGCGGCTCATCTCGCCTCCCTCTCCCGTTGTCCCCGTCGACACCCAGCCGGGCGCGAACGCCCTCCCCTCCCTGGAGCTCGACCTCTCGGGGCAAGGGGTGAATGGGCCATCCGAGGATGTCTCCGCGGAGCCCGCCCTCGCGAGGACGTATCCAGGGGTGGCAGCGCATCCCGCGCAAGAGCCTGCCCCGTCCTTCCGCTGTGTGCGCTGCGACTCGCCCCTGCCCTCGGCCTACGCGCCGTGTGATCGCTGCGCCGCGAACCTGACCAGCCAGGGTCCCGCGCCCCTGGCGGCGGCTCCGCTCAGCGCGGTGGAGATCCCCGAGGAGAAGCTCGAGTTGCAGGAGCGAGCGGCCCGTCAGGAGACGCTCTGGGAGCCGGATCGGCGCTCGCCCTGGGTGCGATGGGCGTTGCGACTGGGCGTGCTGGGGGTGCTCGTGGCGGGTGGGTACTATGCCCTGCCCCACCTCAAGGTGCTGCTGCCGAGTGCCGAGAACATGGTGCGCACCACCTTATCCACCACCCCCGCCGAGCTGCCGCCGCTCATCGTCCGCAGCCAGCCCGAGGGAGCCCAGGTACGGGTGAATGGCGAGGACAAGGGCACCACGCCGCTGCTCATGGACAATGTCTACCCGGCGGGCGCGGACATCCCTGTGCAGGTCTCACTGCCGGGCTACAAGCCGTGGAAGGGAACCTTCACCGGTGGCGCCCCGGCGCACTTCGACGTGAAGTTGCAGAAGCAGCGCTAG
- a CDS encoding DUF971 domain-containing protein has protein sequence MSFWDRIKPAPKPVKATDVQLAPDSMRLTLTWDDGVHTSASAQVLRQQCPCAACVDEWTHQRTLDPNRVPADTRVQALQPVGNYALTFTFSDGHSTGIYPWQLLRDITQPQG, from the coding sequence GTGAGTTTCTGGGATCGCATCAAGCCAGCCCCCAAGCCCGTCAAGGCCACCGACGTCCAGCTCGCACCGGACAGCATGCGCCTGACGCTGACCTGGGATGATGGAGTCCACACCTCCGCCTCCGCGCAGGTGCTGCGCCAGCAGTGTCCGTGCGCCGCCTGCGTGGACGAGTGGACTCACCAGCGCACCCTCGACCCGAACCGCGTGCCCGCGGACACCCGCGTCCAGGCGCTGCAGCCGGTGGGCAACTACGCGCTGACCTTCACCTTCAGCGACGGGCACAGCACCGGCATCTACCCCTGGCAGCTCCTGCGCGACATCACCCAGCCCCAGGGCTGA
- a CDS encoding HD domain-containing phosphohydrolase — protein sequence MRLFKAILLLMLVASIIPTLMVGWLSVSHTRELLVRDAQELAQERVKQLRLKLDNLLSEPTEAVVALTNTAFFTHPPVQQRALLGSVLSQHREVLAITVFTAQGERMPGLQAFAVNDLPPTAVAEHEARARALLQGLTGMSYAEVVHQGPQHVPVLTLAFPVGEPVKGYIAADLSLAGLQELLLQERVGSSGFFYVTDRHGHLLAGGAALGENPDISQRGPVEHLLRQLTHSPDSEHFHVGNFGKGKDATVAAYTVLPELGWAIVSEQPVVQAYHQVGSMERRILMALGGAILVALVLAAVFSRNLTRPLKNFTAKALELAGGKFGAEVEIRQKNELGELAQTFNYMSKQLMAYDMENRRLYESLEQGYLETIVALANSIDSKDAYTRGHSQRVGDVAVEIGRELTLPERQLKQLQYGGILHDIGKIGIVESILCKQSRLTDAEMAIMREHPAIGDSIIGPVSFLTSVRACVRSHHERWDGSGYPDKLKGEEIPMLARIVACADTFDACTSTRPYQKAMPLEQAMQILDKLSGAQLDPKVVEALRRVLQKKGVRLEGHRQPVKLAS from the coding sequence GTGCGCCTCTTCAAAGCCATCCTCCTGCTGATGCTCGTGGCCAGCATCATCCCCACGCTGATGGTGGGGTGGCTGTCTGTCTCCCACACCCGCGAGCTGCTCGTGCGCGACGCGCAGGAGCTGGCGCAAGAGCGCGTCAAGCAGCTGCGGCTGAAGCTCGACAACCTCCTGTCCGAGCCCACCGAAGCAGTGGTGGCGCTGACCAACACCGCCTTCTTCACGCACCCGCCGGTTCAGCAGCGCGCGCTGCTGGGCTCGGTGCTCAGCCAACACCGTGAGGTGCTGGCCATCACCGTCTTCACCGCGCAGGGCGAGCGGATGCCGGGCCTGCAGGCCTTCGCCGTGAATGACCTGCCTCCCACCGCGGTGGCCGAGCACGAGGCGCGCGCCCGCGCCCTGCTCCAGGGCCTCACCGGCATGAGCTACGCGGAGGTGGTGCATCAGGGGCCCCAGCACGTCCCGGTGCTGACGCTGGCCTTCCCCGTGGGCGAGCCGGTCAAGGGCTACATCGCCGCGGACCTGTCCCTCGCGGGCCTGCAGGAGCTCCTCCTTCAGGAGCGCGTGGGCTCCAGCGGCTTCTTCTATGTGACGGACCGCCACGGCCACCTGCTGGCGGGCGGCGCGGCGCTCGGAGAGAACCCGGACATCTCCCAGCGCGGCCCCGTGGAGCACCTGCTGCGGCAGCTCACCCACTCGCCCGACTCGGAGCACTTCCACGTCGGCAACTTCGGCAAGGGCAAGGACGCCACGGTGGCCGCCTACACGGTGCTGCCCGAGTTGGGCTGGGCCATCGTCTCCGAGCAGCCGGTGGTGCAGGCCTACCACCAGGTAGGCTCCATGGAGCGGCGCATCCTGATGGCCCTGGGCGGCGCCATCCTCGTGGCGCTGGTGCTGGCCGCCGTCTTCTCTCGCAACCTCACGCGCCCCCTGAAGAACTTCACCGCCAAGGCGCTGGAGCTGGCCGGCGGCAAGTTCGGCGCCGAGGTGGAGATCCGCCAGAAGAACGAGCTGGGCGAGCTGGCCCAGACGTTCAACTACATGAGCAAGCAGCTCATGGCCTACGACATGGAGAACCGCCGGCTCTACGAGAGCCTGGAGCAGGGCTACCTGGAGACCATCGTCGCGCTGGCCAACTCCATCGACTCCAAGGACGCCTACACCCGCGGCCACAGCCAGCGAGTGGGAGACGTGGCGGTGGAGATCGGCCGGGAGCTGACCCTGCCCGAGCGCCAGCTCAAGCAGCTCCAGTATGGCGGCATCCTCCACGACATCGGGAAGATCGGCATCGTCGAGTCCATCCTCTGCAAGCAGTCGCGGCTCACTGACGCGGAGATGGCCATCATGCGCGAGCACCCGGCCATCGGTGACTCCATCATCGGGCCGGTGAGCTTCCTCACCTCGGTGCGCGCCTGCGTGCGCAGCCACCACGAGCGCTGGGATGGCAGTGGCTACCCGGACAAGCTCAAGGGCGAGGAGATTCCCATGCTGGCGCGCATCGTCGCCTGCGCGGACACCTTCGACGCCTGTACCTCCACGCGCCCCTACCAGAAGGCCATGCCGCTGGAGCAGGCCATGCAGATCCTCGACAAGCTCAGCGGCGCGCAGCTCGACCCCAAGGTGGTGGAGGCCCTGCGCCGCGTGCTGCAGAAGAAGGGTGTGCGCCTGGAAGGCCACCGCCAACCTGTGAAGCTCGCCTCGTGA
- a CDS encoding LysM peptidoglycan-binding domain-containing protein encodes MRSALFLLVWLSATPAERLVVVNERESLAQVAERTLGDPKGASELRALNQLTSDAVAPGTKLKLPPEEDRARALSALETARSAVAQADRQATRREEASAKLREAEAHFQSADYQSAAKAADNAWALLSPGTGQPSSFQVKVSEGGDTTVSVQSGPPVRVNAESVTRPVSPGETVRVEKGQPPPPPAPPLEVPQLRSPSEGQKLKFTPIKGQLGPVTLAWRPVPGAKQYEVEVHPVQGPPLRQTVPATQWQLPALPAGRYRWTVRALGESQKSDASAERLFELIEDRVKLQVGEPSWK; translated from the coding sequence ATGAGAAGCGCCCTCTTCCTCCTGGTCTGGCTCTCGGCCACGCCCGCGGAGCGGTTGGTCGTGGTGAACGAGCGTGAGTCGCTGGCCCAGGTCGCCGAGCGCACGCTGGGAGACCCCAAGGGCGCCAGTGAGCTCCGGGCGCTCAACCAGCTGACCTCGGACGCCGTGGCTCCTGGCACCAAGCTCAAGCTGCCGCCCGAGGAGGACCGGGCCCGGGCCCTGAGCGCGCTGGAGACCGCGCGCAGCGCCGTAGCTCAGGCGGACCGCCAGGCCACCCGGCGCGAGGAGGCCTCGGCCAAGCTGCGAGAGGCCGAGGCGCACTTCCAGTCCGCCGACTACCAGTCCGCCGCCAAGGCCGCCGACAACGCCTGGGCCCTGCTGTCTCCGGGCACGGGCCAGCCCTCCTCCTTCCAGGTGAAGGTGAGCGAGGGCGGGGACACCACCGTCTCCGTCCAGTCGGGGCCGCCGGTGCGCGTCAACGCCGAGAGCGTCACCCGGCCGGTCAGCCCCGGTGAGACGGTGCGCGTGGAGAAGGGGCAGCCGCCACCTCCTCCCGCCCCTCCGCTGGAGGTGCCCCAGCTCCGCTCTCCCAGCGAGGGCCAGAAGCTCAAGTTCACGCCCATCAAGGGCCAGCTGGGCCCGGTGACGCTGGCGTGGCGCCCCGTCCCTGGCGCCAAGCAGTACGAGGTGGAGGTACACCCCGTCCAGGGCCCGCCCCTGCGCCAGACCGTGCCCGCCACACAGTGGCAATTGCCAGCGCTCCCCGCCGGCCGTTATCGATGGACGGTGCGAGCCCTGGGTGAAAGCCAGAAATCCGACGCATCCGCCGAGCGCCTCTTCGAACTCATCGAGGATCGCGTGAAGCTCCAGGTAGGCGAGCCCAGCTGGAAATAG
- a CDS encoding FecR family protein — MLLALALSAMPFGCTADEKPPAPSATPPKAPEPRAHLREVRGDVKLKRVVGDEWISAQDGMPLFENDKVRTAAGASARIVFGNGGRVNLGEDALIGIAETRPRPGQQRTDLTLLKGQVDAALETPSTQSLSVSTPSATVQAGREIVFQ; from the coding sequence ATGCTCCTCGCCCTCGCGCTCTCGGCCATGCCCTTCGGCTGCACCGCCGATGAGAAGCCACCCGCGCCCTCCGCGACCCCGCCGAAGGCGCCGGAGCCACGCGCGCACCTGCGGGAGGTGCGGGGGGATGTGAAGCTCAAGCGGGTCGTGGGAGATGAATGGATCTCCGCGCAAGACGGCATGCCCCTCTTCGAGAATGACAAGGTGCGCACCGCCGCGGGGGCCAGCGCGCGCATCGTCTTCGGCAATGGGGGCCGGGTGAACCTGGGAGAGGATGCGCTGATCGGTATCGCCGAGACGCGGCCACGGCCGGGCCAGCAGCGCACGGACCTCACCCTGCTCAAGGGGCAGGTGGACGCCGCGCTGGAGACGCCCTCCACCCAGTCGCTCTCCGTCTCCACGCCTTCGGCCACCGTCCAGGCGGGAAGGGAGATCGTATTCCAATGA
- a CDS encoding carbon-nitrogen hydrolase family protein yields the protein MHLIAAAQMVSTADKAYNLEVATRLVRQAAKLGARLVGLPENFSWMGSEVERPSAAESLEGPTLSRMAEVAREQNITVLAGSILETGAPGGRLYNTSTLFGPDGERLGVYRKMHLFDVDVGDGATYHESAVVAPGTEVVAATTEVGRLGLSVCYDLRFPELYRRLVAQGATMLAVPAAFTLMTGKDHWEVLLRARAIENQCYVIAPAQGGRHSDKRVTYGHAMVVDPWGLVTARASEGEGLALAPVDPDLQARIRRNLPCLQHRRLVD from the coding sequence ATGCACCTGATCGCCGCCGCTCAGATGGTGTCCACCGCGGACAAGGCCTACAACCTCGAAGTCGCCACCCGGCTCGTCCGGCAGGCGGCGAAGTTGGGAGCCCGTCTGGTGGGGCTGCCCGAGAACTTCAGCTGGATGGGCTCCGAGGTCGAACGTCCCAGCGCCGCCGAGTCCCTGGAGGGCCCCACCCTGTCCCGCATGGCGGAGGTGGCCCGTGAGCAGAACATCACCGTGCTGGCCGGCTCCATCCTCGAGACCGGAGCCCCGGGCGGCCGCCTCTACAACACCAGCACCCTCTTCGGGCCGGACGGCGAGCGGCTGGGCGTCTACCGCAAGATGCACTTGTTCGATGTGGATGTGGGAGACGGGGCGACCTACCACGAGTCCGCGGTGGTGGCTCCCGGCACAGAGGTGGTGGCGGCCACCACGGAGGTGGGCCGGCTGGGGCTCTCCGTCTGCTACGACCTGCGCTTCCCGGAGCTGTACCGACGCCTGGTCGCTCAGGGAGCCACCATGCTGGCGGTGCCAGCGGCCTTCACCTTGATGACGGGCAAGGACCACTGGGAGGTGCTGCTGCGCGCCCGCGCCATCGAGAACCAGTGCTACGTCATCGCCCCCGCACAAGGTGGGCGGCACTCCGACAAGCGCGTCACCTATGGTCACGCCATGGTGGTGGACCCATGGGGGCTCGTCACCGCGCGGGCCTCGGAGGGAGAGGGGCTGGCGCTGGCGCCGGTGGACCCGGACCTCCAGGCCCGCATCCGCCGCAACCTGCCGTGCCTGCAGCACCGCCGCCTGGTGGATTAA
- the rimP gene encoding ribosome maturation factor RimP: MAESNFKQTVEERAMSLLEPIVAGEGLELVDLEFLREREGWVLRLFIDKPGGRVGLDECTQVSRAVEPSLDVEDFIPNEYNLEVSSPGVNRPLKKPAHYARVKGQKVKVKTFGPIGDPPRKNFTGTLAEVTGEDIAVEVEGAGSFRIPFKDIAKANLEFEF; the protein is encoded by the coding sequence ATGGCGGAGAGCAACTTCAAGCAGACGGTGGAAGAGCGGGCGATGAGCCTGCTGGAGCCCATCGTTGCGGGCGAGGGGCTGGAACTCGTCGACCTCGAGTTCCTCCGCGAGCGCGAGGGGTGGGTGTTGCGCCTGTTCATCGACAAGCCTGGCGGTCGGGTGGGCTTGGACGAATGCACGCAGGTGTCCCGGGCGGTGGAGCCAAGCCTGGACGTCGAGGATTTCATCCCCAACGAGTACAACCTCGAGGTCTCCAGCCCCGGGGTCAACCGGCCTCTGAAGAAGCCGGCCCACTACGCGCGGGTGAAGGGACAGAAGGTCAAGGTGAAGACCTTCGGTCCCATCGGCGACCCGCCCCGCAAGAACTTCACTGGCACGCTCGCTGAGGTGACAGGGGAGGACATCGCGGTCGAAGTGGAGGGGGCGGGCAGCTTCCGCATCCCCTTCAAGGACATCGCCAAGGCCAACCTGGAGTTCGAGTTCTAG